In a single window of the Podospora pseudocomata strain CBS 415.72m chromosome 2 map unlocalized CBS415.72m_2, whole genome shotgun sequence genome:
- a CDS encoding uncharacterized protein (COG:O; EggNog:ENOG503PQHR; MEROPS:MER0016983) has translation MLQFRVPLALCWLLGAVSLSTTRALSTPSSQTVSPGNSIIPGSSIAVKIDRAAAVSSRSLGGIKSVEQLIRNAQRDSQLSKREVEFTVHPLITTVSPKRITQLVERATVLNPNYVPTDFSTWYQVLFPEPESEDNQTLHDLLATLSGYQEVASCHPLGGGILPAVDPSNDPLFPNQGYMTPAGEGINAPYAWGFPGGDGANTTIIDIERGWKLDHEDLVDANITLLAGLNVKDRYQSNYRHGTAVLGEMLMVDNNIGGVGIIPGAQGHVVGVTRVVGGGPFENYPEAILDAVDALGFGDAILLEIQVPDANGNMFPVEIIDAVFDAISLATSLGITVIEPAGNGQQDLDAPILRIGSATPAPILNPSSPEFRDSGAIMVGAATSTIPRTRVLESNYGARIDVHAWGENILTASVAGSADDIDTYLPFDGTSGAAPIIAGAALSVQGMISANRGTKLDALVLRDLIKIDGTPTSNPSVDKLGVQPDLRALIDGGHLL, from the exons ATGCTTCAATTCAGAGTCCCACTCGCCCTTTGCTGGCTTCTAGGCGCTGTTTCTCTCTCAACTACTCGCGCGTTATCCACCCCTTCCAGCCAAACAGTGTCACCAGGAAATTCGATTATTCCCGGATCGTCGATTGCCGTCAAGATTGATAGAGCAGCCGCGGTCTCCTCGCGCTCTCTGGGCGGCATCAAGTCCGTCGAACAACTGATTCGAAACGCTCAAAGAGACTCTCAGCTGAGCAAAAGAGAGGTAGAATTCACCGTTCAtcctctcatcaccaccgtgTCACCAAAGAGAATCACTCAGTTGGTCGAGAGAGCGACTGTCCTTAACCCAAACTACGTCCCAACAGATTTCAGCACATGGTATCAAGTTCTTTTTCCGGAACCCGAAAGCGAGGACAACCAAACTCTCCATGACCTTCTGGCTACGCTCTCTGGCTACCAAGAGGTAGCAAGCTGCCATCCACTCGGTGGCGGCATCCTCCCCGCCGTGGACCCCAGCAATGACCCCCTATTTCCAAACCAGGGATATATGACGCCAGCAGGGGAGGGTATCAACGCGCCATACGCATGGGGATTCCCCGGTGGCGATGGAGCCAACACTACCATCATCGACATTGAGAGGGGTTGGAAGCTGGATCATGAGGATTTG GTGGATGCTAATATCACACTTCTAGCCGGGTTGAATGTCAAAGACAGATATCAATCCAATTACCGGCACGGAACAGCCGTTCTCGGTGAAATGCTCATGGTGGACAACAACATTGGCGGCGTGGGCATCATCCCTGGAGCTCAGGGGCATGTTGTCGGGGTGACGCGtgttgtcggcggcggcccTTTTGAGAATTATCCCGAGGCCATCCTGGATGCCGTCGATGCTCTTGGCTTTGGAGATGCGATATTGCTTGAAATCCAGGTTCCCGATGCCAACGGCAACATGTTTCCCGTCGAAATCATCGATGCCGTGTTCGACGCCATCTCCCTTGCAACCTCCCTGGGAATTACGGTCATTGAGCCTGCTGGCAACGGTCAGCAAGACCTGGATGCTCCAATCCTTCGCATTGGCAGCGCAACCCCAGCGCCTATTCTCAACCCGAGTAGTCCCGAGTTCCGCGATTCGGGCGCCATCATGGTTGGCGCAGCGACGTCGACAATACCTCGGACCAGAGTACTCGAGTCCAATTACGGGGCACGCATCGATGTGCATGCCTGGGGCGAAAACATTCTCACCGCCTCAGTTGCGGGTTCGGCCGACGATATCGACACCTACTTGCCCTTTGACGGCACATCGGGAGCCGCTCCCATCATTGCCGGCGCAGCCCTCAGCGTTCAGGGGATGATCAGTGCCAACCGCGGGACAAAGTTGGATGCACTTGTACTCCGAGACCTGATCAAGATTGATGGAACACCCACCTCTAATCCATCCGTCGACAAGCTAGGAGTGCAGCCTGACCTTCGTGCGCTCATTGACGGAGGCCATCTTTTGTAG
- a CDS encoding uncharacterized protein (COG:A; EggNog:ENOG503P5FQ) has translation MARRHDDQELNTAVPTDFNRIYVGSLDYFAKPADVKELLVGANLNSFQKIHISIDPISGRNRGYCFVDFPSHQEATYASEALAGQSILGRVVKLGPCVPKGHGRSSRGDQSSAEFRPVFQRWGDWKGADGASEQKDGARFRGWNSPREQTEDQQGPYAALNRLQSYSNKDSTRIRIDGLDKMIDQEHNDAEIRSFFSGFDVVAIGKRVVSYSLRSTPGNHHHCYVDLGFPEEVDRAVK, from the exons ATGGCGAGGCGTCACGATGATCAAGAGCTGAACACTGCCGTCCCGACTGACTTCAATCGGATTTATGTTGGTAGTTTGGACTATTTTGCCAAACCGGCAGATGTGAAGGAATTGCTCGTCGGggccaacctcaacagctTTCAGAAAATCCATATTTCGATCGATCCTATCAGTGGTAGAAACCGAGGGTACTGTTTCGTCGACTTTCCATCACACCAAGAGGCTACCTACGCTTCGGAGGCGCTTGCGGGCCAATCAATCCTCGGGAGGGTCGTCAAGCTGGGCCCCTGTGTACCCAAGGGACATGGGAGATCATCGCGTGGAGACCAGAGCTCCGCTGAATTTCGACCTGTGTTCCAGAGATGGGGTGATTGGAAAGGTGCCGACGGCGCCTCAGAACAGAAGGATGGGGCGAGATTTCGGGGCTGGAATTCCCCAAGAGAGCAAACAGAAGACCAGCAAGGGCCGTATGCTGCCCTGAATCGTCTGCAAAGTTACTCCAACAAGGACAGCACCCGCATCCGCATCGATGGCCTCGACAAAATGATTGATCAGGAACACAACGACGCTGAGATTCGCAGCTTTTTTTCAGGCTTCGACGT CGTCGCCATCGGCAAGCGCGTGGTTTCATACTCGCTCCGATCTACGCCTGGGAACCACCATCACTGTTATGTTGACCTTGGCTTCCCCGAGGAAGTTGACCGTGCTGTCAAGTAA
- a CDS encoding uncharacterized protein (EggNog:ENOG503NZZA; COG:S), producing MSTRALVIGGTNGIGYAMACRIAIDNPSSTVIISGRNKPAMIPHPNIEFLAVDASSMLQIKQYTDKIITSHRARKLDFLIMTQGIFTMAGRTETTEGIDNKMALHYYGKQLLIRELLPVLKDNARVIIVLDGKNGAPAKLDWNDLDLKRTYSLPSAAYHCISMNDSMIQFHAAQQQQNGNSKRHFVHAYPGVVASNIMAGLPWYLRGPSQILMKMAAVSTDTCAEYLLQGVSEVTQKAEKEGRFWSNIDQKGRAVPDKAIWTEEQLKSVSDHTWTLIDSALKCTA from the coding sequence ATGTCTACTAGAGCCCTTGTTATCGGCGGTACGAACGGTATCGGATATGCCATGGCATGCCGAATCGCCATCGACAACCCGTCATCCACCGTGATCATCAGCGGTCGCAATAAGCCAGCCATGATTCCTCACCCCAACATCGAGTTCCTTGCTGTTGACGCCTCATCCATGCTTCAAATCAAACAGTACACAGACAAAATCATAACTTCCCACAGGGCCCGGAAGCTCGATTTTCTCATCATGACGCAGGGTATTTTCACCATGGCCGGCCGTACAGAAACCACCGAGGGCATCGACAACAAGATGGCTCTCCACTACTATGGCAAACAGCTTCTCATCAGAGAACTTCTCCCAGTGCTGAAAGATAATGCCAGGGTGATAATTGTTCTGGATGGCAAAAACGGTGCCCCAGCGAAGCTGGACTGGAACGATCTGGATTTGAAAAGGACTTACAGCTTGCCCAGTGCTGCCTACCACTGCATCTCGATGAATGATTCCATGATCCAGTTCCACGCcgcacagcaacagcagaacGGCAACTCAAAAAGGCACTTTGTTCATGCCTACCCCGGCGTGGTGGCGTCCAACATCATGGCGGGCCTGCCTTGGTATCTGCGCGGGCCATCTCAGAtcctgatgaagatggcagcGGTGTCAACAGACACATGTGCTGAGTATTTGTTGCAAGGAGTATCTGAAGTCACCcagaaggccgagaaggagggaaggtTTTGGAGCAACATTGATCAGAAAGGGCGAGCGGTACCAGACAAGGCAATCTGGACTGAGGAGCAGCTGAAGTCAGTATCTGACCACACCTGGACATTGATTGACAGTGCACTCAAGTGTACTGCCTGA
- a CDS encoding uncharacterized protein (EggNog:ENOG503PY0M), whose translation MASNYTPPRQAIPPTMPYNDGLIPNDNPHTLFPEVLAKHEPVYHRPSIVPSQMPPAYPHELAGYESGIPEKPGRPFWKKPVTWVALVALVIIAILAGLLGAMATGAIKTAGNTSVSHEDVVSTNAAVTGSSNTALSPPTSPAIAPETTTGPDLTPTPTPTLATTTTTPTPSVPARTVDSPSGPVTMECPGVDRLNLDVSSPSRGELRFQRLCDVNYAFGDTNPGFGLVKDKIVASLTNCIKVCADKTGCVGVVFNDGPQCWLKHTLEAKKPDDGTEAAILIQR comes from the exons ATGGCCAGCAACTACACACCGCCACGTCAAGCGATTCCGCCGACCATGCCGTACAACGATGGCCTCATTCCAAACGACAACCCACATACGCTGTTCCCCGAGGTCCTCGCAAAACATGAGCCGGTCTATCACCGGCCGTCTATAGTACCGAGTCAGATGCCACCGGCATATCCACACGAGCTGGCAGGATATGAATCAGGAATACCTGAAAAGCCTGGTCGGCCTTTTTGGAAAAAGCCGGTTACATGGGTAGCTCTCGTAGCCCTCGTGATAATCGCCATTCTTGCTGGTCTTCTAGGAGCCATGGCAACCGGGGCCATCAAAACGGCGGGCAATACCAG CGTATCGCATGAAGACGTAGTGAGTACCAATGCGGCGGTCACAGGCAGTTCCAACACGGCACTATCACCGCCGACGTCACCAGCTATTGCTCCAGAGACTACAACTGGGCCGGACttgacaccaacaccaacaccgacattagcaacaaccacgaccacGCCTACCCCTTCAGTGCCGGCTAGAACAGTGGACTCCCCGAGCGGCCCTGTCACGATGGAGTGCCCTGGTGTGGACCGGCTCAACCTTGATGTCTCTTCGCCCTCGCGTGGCGAGCTCAGGTTCCAACGACTTTGCGACGTCAATTATGCTTTCGGGGACACCAATCCCGGGTTTGGATTGGTAAAAGACAAGATAGTAGCGAGCTTGACAAACTGCATCAAGGTTTGCGCCGACAAAACAGGCTGTGTGGGTGTTGTCTTCAACGATGGTCCCCAATGCTGGCTCAAACATACACTGGAAGCAAAGAAGCCGGACGATGGAACTGAAGCGGCCATTCTTATTCAGCGATGA
- a CDS encoding uncharacterized protein (EggNog:ENOG503P7C3): MHLSTAIITFALSLVVSSESLVRPCGLELERCPTGWICQRLEQSPTGEGICVRLPLHVPLPIRTTLVTSRASRTTTTTTTPKPTPTFQSCGGFRVNPATCPKGQICVDNPYVEGCGMACDKPGICIDPGEFCGGFAGFRCKGDRVCIDDPRDDCDPRNGGADCGGICV, encoded by the coding sequence ATGCATCTCTCTACTGCCATCATTACCTTTGCTCTTAGCCTGGTCGTCTCTTCTGAGAGTCTTGTCCGCCCCTGCGGCCTTGAATTGGAACGATGCCCGACAGGATGGATCTGTCAGAGACTTGAGCAATCGCCCACCGGCGAGGGAATCTGTGTTCGACTTCCTCTACATGTTCCCCTTCCCATACGGACAACGCTTGTCACCTCACGGGCTTCGCgcactacaacaacaacaacgacaccgAAACCGACACCGACATTTCAGTCTTGCGGTGGCTTCCGCGTGAACCCTGCCACCTGCCCCAAAGGTCAGATTTGCGTGGACAATCCTTACGTGGAGGGATGCGGTATGGCTTGTGACAAACCGGGAATCTGCATTGACCCTGGCGAGTTTTGCGGAGGCTTTGCTGGCTTCCGGTGCAAGGGTGACAGAGTCTGTATCGATGATCCGCGCGATGACTGCGATCCTCGCAACGGCGGTGCCGATTGCGGCGGTATCTGTGTCTAA
- a CDS encoding uncharacterized protein (COG:S; EggNog:ENOG503NWFB) has product MSSQPLKIGFVPEHFSTPIYFAHKHFGLDAELVPFPSGTGHMITAIRAGEIDVAIGLTEGWIAGLGKTEQTEENDGGYRLVGTFVETPLCWAISTGNQRPEIQSVDSLKGGKIGVSRIGSGSYVMGYVLADQRAWLVPTTGVGTSAESASPYSDFMVFNTFENLRKAVNDGTADFFMWEHFTSKKYYDNGEIRRVGEIYTPWSSWKIVASTKLVKGTALDGRVDDLLEKLNKGIRHFNENPEEAVEYISTNLDYSEEDAREWLKTVKFSERTQGVDLDVVRSTIDILNKAGVLTQGKGIQAGDMIVKQR; this is encoded by the exons ATGAGTTCCCAGCCCCTCAAGATCGGGTTTGTTCCCGAGCATTTCTCGACGCCCATTTACTTTGCCCACAAGCACTTTGGACTCGATGCCGAGCTGGTCCCCTTTCCCTCGGGGACCGGACACATGATCACGGCGATCCGGGCCGGGGAGATCGATGTGGCCATCGGTTTGACGGAAGGATGGATTGCTGGATTGGGCAAGACAGAACAGACTGAGGAGAATGACGGCGGGTATAGACTCGTTGGAACATTTGTGGAAACGCCGCTTT GCTGGGCCATCTCAACAGGAAACCAGCGTCCTGAGATCCAATCCGTCGACTCGCTCAAAGGTGGCAAAATTGGCGTCTCCCGTATCGGCTCCGGCAGTTATGTCATGGGCTATGTTCTAGCGGATCAGCGTGCATGGCTCGTCCCAACCACGGGGGTGGGCACGTCAGCCGAGTCTGCGTCCCCTTACTCGGATTTTATGGTGTTCAACACGTTTGAGAATCTCCGGAAAGCAGTGAACGACGGGACTGCGGATTTCTTCATGTGGGAGCATTTTACTTCCAAAAAGTATTACGATAATGGAGAGATTAGACGTGTGGGGGAGATCTACACTCCCTGGTCAAGCTGGAAGATTGTGGCTTCCACCAAGTTGGTGAAGGGCACCGCGTTGGATGGCAGGGTGGATGATCtgctggagaagctgaaCAAGGGCATCCGGCATTTCAATGAGAATCCAGAGGAAGCAGTCGAGTACATCAGCACGAACTTGGACTACTCGGAAGAAGATGCTAGAGAATGGCTCAAGACAGTCAAGTTCTCGGAGAGAACACAGGGGGTTGACTTGGACGTGGTCAGGAGTACGATCGACATCCTGAACAAGGCCGGAGTCTTGACCCAAGGGAAAGGGATTCAGGCCGGAGATATGATTGTCAAACAACGATAG
- a CDS encoding uncharacterized protein (EggNog:ENOG503P4DC; COG:S), giving the protein MTHSNRSCHWGSTSLTIFVTDHHLVILLIWHETTSNAKMNPTASWRPMYSHDLSAVMLVADEIHPGLPEGASVFAERVELFPEGCFVLESRQEICGYIISHPIPGHCPPALNTLLVEIPPTADHYYIHDLAILPSFQGRGLAAEGIKKVLDVARNYRTTCLISVYGTLAFWRRFGFEPGMNDADMSAKLRGYGNDAMFLECQNTTEHAPV; this is encoded by the coding sequence ATGACTCATTCAAACCGTAGCTGCCATTGGGGATCTACCTCACTTACCATTTTTGTGACTGATCACCATCTTGTAATCCTCTTGATTTGGCATGAAACAACTTCAAACGCCAAAATGAACCCAACGGCCTCATGGCGCCCCATGTACAGCCACGATCTCTCGGCTGTCatgcttgttgctgatgagatcCACCCCGGTCTCCCTGAAGGTGCCTCTGTTTTCGCAGAGCGGGTAGAACTCTTCCCTGAGGGATGCTTCGTTCTGGAATCAAGGCAGGAGATTTGCGGCTATATCATATCTCATCCCATTCCAGGACACTGCCCTCCCGCTCTGAATACCCTGCTCGTTGAGATACCCCCGACTGCCGACCACTATTACATTCACGACCTCGCCATTCTCCCTTCATTCCAGGGACGTGGATTAGCTGCCGAAGGTATCAAGAAGGTTTTGGACGTTGCGCGCAACTACCGCACTACCTGTCTTATCTCAGTGTACGGCACATTGGCCTTTTGGAGACGATTTGGATTCGAGCCTGGGATGAATGACGCAGACATGTCAGCAAAATTGAGAGGATATGGCAACGATGCCATGTTTCTAGAGTGCCAGAACACAACAGAACATGCTCCAGTCTGA